A part of Deltaproteobacteria bacterium genomic DNA contains:
- a CDS encoding DUF427 domain-containing protein → MQSNVTQQRVPVHGDQGHWVHVSESPRHVRVFLGGETIASSKRAKLVREAEVLPCYYFPKEDVRTELLSLATEISECPHKGTANYYSIRAGSKVEEAGAWSYRNPSPAASAIKDHFAFVWPKMDKWMEEEEELYIHARDPYKRVDAIPSARHVRVVIDGQTVAETRRPCLVFETNHPVRYYIPQGDVRMDLLIRSATKSRCPYKGPASYWSVQLGNETFNDLVWGYLDTIPECPKIKGLVCFWHERGCDIYVDGELVAQPQNKWARPLRS, encoded by the coding sequence ATGCAAAGCAACGTCACACAACAACGCGTGCCGGTGCATGGCGATCAGGGCCACTGGGTGCACGTGAGCGAGAGCCCGCGTCATGTGCGGGTGTTCCTCGGCGGGGAGACGATTGCCAGCAGCAAGCGCGCCAAACTCGTGCGCGAGGCGGAAGTTTTGCCCTGTTATTACTTTCCCAAGGAAGATGTGCGGACCGAACTGCTATCGCTGGCCACCGAGATTAGTGAGTGCCCGCACAAGGGCACGGCAAACTACTATTCGATTCGCGCCGGCAGCAAAGTCGAAGAAGCCGGGGCATGGAGTTACCGAAATCCGTCGCCGGCTGCGAGCGCTATCAAAGATCATTTTGCTTTCGTTTGGCCCAAGATGGACAAGTGGATGGAAGAAGAGGAAGAACTTTACATCCACGCCCGCGACCCGTACAAGCGGGTCGATGCGATTCCGAGCGCGCGCCATGTGCGCGTCGTGATCGACGGCCAGACCGTCGCCGAAACGCGCCGGCCGTGCCTGGTTTTCGAGACTAACCATCCGGTGCGCTACTACATTCCGCAGGGCGACGTGCGGATGGATTTGCTGATTCGGTCTGCGACCAAATCGCGCTGTCCGTACAAAGGACCGGCGTCCTATTGGTCGGTGCAGCTTGGCAACGAGACCTTCAACGATCTTGTCTGGGGCTATCTAGACACCATTCCAGAGTGTCCCAAGATCAAAGGGCTCGTCTGCTTCTGGCATGAGCGCGGCTGCGATATTTACGTCGATGGTGAGTTGGTGGCGCAGCCACAAAATAAATGGGCGCGGCCGCTGCGGAGCTGA